The stretch of DNA ATCTGCTGCACGCCGAGCTATGCGATGTACATCGCCGACACGGCCATCGCGGACGGCGTCGACCCGAAGACCGAATTCAACCTGAAGGCCGGCATCCACGGCGCCGAAGCCTGGAGCAACCAGTTCCGCGAGAACCTGGAAAAGAAGCTCAACTACAAGGCGCTCGACGTATACGGGCTCACCGAGGTCATGGGACCGGGCGTGGCGATAGAGTGCCTTGAGCAAAACGGCCTGCATGTGGCCGAGGACCACTTCTACGTGGAAATCCTCGATCCGGAAACGCACGAGCCGGTGCCCGACGGCGAATGGGGCGAGCTGGTCATCACGACGCTTGACAAGGAGGCCACGCCCGTCATCCGCTACCGCACCAAAGACATCACGCGCATCATGCCCGGCGAGTGCGCCTGCGGGCGCACCCATCGCCGCATCGACCGTCTGCACGGGCGCACCGACGACATGATGATCATCCGCGGCGTCAACGTGTTCCCCAGCCAGATCGAAAACGTGTGCGCGGCCTTCCCCGAGGTGGCCGACTGGTACCAGATCGAGCTGACGCGCGAGAACTCGCTCGACGTGGCCACCTTGAAGATCGAGGTCAACCCCGAATACGCGATGGACGAGATCCGCGCCATCGAAGATTTGCAGAAGCGCCTGAAGCAGGCGCTCAAAGACGAGCTCGCCACCACCATCCAGGTGAAGGTGGTCGAGCCGTTCGCCATCCAGCGCTCGGAAGGCAAGGCCGTGCGCATCGTCGACCTGCGCAGCGAGGAGGAAAAATAATGATCGATCAGCTGACGGTTTTTCTAGGCAACACCGAAGGACGTTTGACGGCGCTGTGCAAGGCGTTGGGAGACGCCGGCATCCAGATGCACGCGCTGGCGCTGGCGGACACGACCGACTACGGCCTTGTCCGCATCATCTGCGACAACCCGGCCAAGGCCATGGCGTCTCTTGGCGAGGAGGGCTTTGCGGCAAGCCTCGCGAAGGTCGTGGCGGTCGAGGTTCCCAACGTGCCCGGCGGACTGGCCCAAGTGTTCGGCGTGTTCGACGGCACCGAGCTGAACATCGAATACTGCTACTGCTTCGCCGACGCCCGCCGCAGCGCCATCGTCGCGCTGAAAACGGGCGAAGAGGCCATGGAGCTTTTGACGAAGGCCGGCTTCACCGTGCTGCATCCGAACGACCTGTACGCCGCATAAAGCCCATGAACATAGCCGTGTATTGCGGGTCGAACCCCGGGCGGAACGACCACTTCGCACAAGCAGCTCGCGACCTGGGCATATGGATCGCCGTACACGGGCATGCGCTCGTGTACGGCGGCAGCAGCGTCGGCCTTATGGGCGTCCTTTCGAGCAACGTGCTGGCAGCCGGCGGAAATGCCTACGGCGTGGAGCCGCGGTTTTTCATCGACGCCGGCGTGGCCCAGCACGATCTGACCGAGCTTGTCGTGGTGGACACCATGAGCGAGCGGAAGGCGAAGATGATCGAGCTGGCCGACGCGTTCGTGGCGCTGCCGGGCGGCGTGGGCACGCTTGAAGAGATCTCCGAGATCATGTCGTGCGTGCGGCTGGGGCTTGACGTAGGTGAGTGCTTTTTCTTGAACATCGACGGGTTTTACAACCCGCTCATCGAGCTTTTACACGGCATGGAGCAGCAAGGTTTCATCGAAAGGGGCGATCTTGAGCGCTTTCATTTCTTGGAAAGCGTCGAGCAGCTGACGCGTTGTCTTGACCGCGCCGAGCGCACACCTCTTGCCGCCCGCGCCACAGCGGCGGAACTGGCAGAACTGCGAGCCGAAGTTTCGCGCGAGTCGCAAGCCGAATTAGAGGCCGAGCGGGCCGCCTTCTACGCCCCGCTGCAACCGGACTGGGCGGGCGCGAGCGAAGCGGAACCGCACCAATAGACAGCAAGGCCCGGCGGCCGTCCAAGCCGCCGGGCCTTG from Xiamenia xianingshaonis encodes:
- a CDS encoding amino acid-binding protein, coding for MIDQLTVFLGNTEGRLTALCKALGDAGIQMHALALADTTDYGLVRIICDNPAKAMASLGEEGFAASLAKVVAVEVPNVPGGLAQVFGVFDGTELNIEYCYCFADARRSAIVALKTGEEAMELLTKAGFTVLHPNDLYAA
- a CDS encoding phenylacetate--CoA ligase family protein, which encodes MAFQDEITHMDRAELEALQLERLKKSVVYCYERIPFYKENFDAVGFDPYALESFDDLRKASFTTKQDMRDAYPYGLFALPKDDVKEIHMSSGTTGVATVSGYTEHDLQVWGDCFARGIGYAGGTEEDICHVCYGYGLFTGGLGAHYGGLAAGCMTIPMSAGNTKRQIKVLKTMGSSIICCTPSYAMYIADTAIADGVDPKTEFNLKAGIHGAEAWSNQFRENLEKKLNYKALDVYGLTEVMGPGVAIECLEQNGLHVAEDHFYVEILDPETHEPVPDGEWGELVITTLDKEATPVIRYRTKDITRIMPGECACGRTHRRIDRLHGRTDDMMIIRGVNVFPSQIENVCAAFPEVADWYQIELTRENSLDVATLKIEVNPEYAMDEIRAIEDLQKRLKQALKDELATTIQVKVVEPFAIQRSEGKAVRIVDLRSEEEK
- a CDS encoding LOG family protein — encoded protein: MNIAVYCGSNPGRNDHFAQAARDLGIWIAVHGHALVYGGSSVGLMGVLSSNVLAAGGNAYGVEPRFFIDAGVAQHDLTELVVVDTMSERKAKMIELADAFVALPGGVGTLEEISEIMSCVRLGLDVGECFFLNIDGFYNPLIELLHGMEQQGFIERGDLERFHFLESVEQLTRCLDRAERTPLAARATAAELAELRAEVSRESQAELEAERAAFYAPLQPDWAGASEAEPHQ